One genomic region from Prochlorococcus marinus CUG1433 encodes:
- a CDS encoding pyridoxal phosphate-dependent aminotransferase produces MSQVNLSERALSIEPSLTLQISAKANQLSKEGVDICNLSAGEPDFNAPKEVIEATSKAIFDGFTKYGPAAGNLDLRKAIANKFQVQNNLNYEFENVMVTNGAKQAIYNLFQVLLNTGDEVIIPSPYWLSYPQMVRLAGGKPIFTNSSAEDGFKINIKDLKSKISSKTKFIIINSPNNPTGRVMSKEELLEIADLVRENPNINILSDEIYELILKKEFQHYSLSSLANDLKDRIFIINGFAKGWAMTGWRIGYLVGPKDAIKASSALQSQSTSNVCSFVQKGALEALKINNEYFSMINSHYDQRRSLLYKGLKNINGIYIEEPNGAFYAFPRLPNSSITSVDFCNKALQDYGLVVVPGKAFGADECIRMSCAASDIKIKDGLERLEKAISEYY; encoded by the coding sequence ATGAGTCAAGTTAATTTATCGGAAAGGGCACTTTCAATTGAGCCTTCTCTTACATTGCAGATAAGTGCCAAAGCAAATCAATTATCTAAAGAAGGAGTAGATATTTGCAATTTAAGCGCAGGAGAACCTGACTTTAATGCTCCAAAAGAAGTTATAGAAGCTACAAGTAAAGCTATATTTGATGGATTCACAAAGTACGGGCCCGCAGCAGGCAATTTAGATCTCCGAAAAGCAATTGCAAATAAATTTCAAGTTCAAAACAATTTAAATTATGAATTTGAAAATGTAATGGTTACAAATGGTGCTAAGCAAGCAATATATAATCTTTTCCAAGTTTTGTTAAATACTGGAGACGAAGTTATTATTCCTTCTCCATACTGGTTAAGTTATCCCCAGATGGTTAGATTGGCGGGTGGAAAGCCAATTTTTACAAATTCTTCAGCAGAAGATGGATTTAAAATAAATATAAAAGATTTGAAGTCTAAAATCTCTTCAAAAACTAAATTTATAATTATCAATTCTCCAAATAACCCTACTGGAAGAGTTATGTCAAAGGAAGAATTATTAGAAATTGCCGATTTAGTCAGAGAAAATCCAAATATCAATATTCTTTCTGATGAGATTTACGAACTAATCCTTAAAAAAGAATTTCAACACTACAGCTTATCTTCATTAGCAAATGACTTAAAAGATAGGATTTTTATAATAAATGGGTTTGCTAAAGGATGGGCCATGACTGGCTGGAGGATAGGATATTTAGTAGGTCCCAAAGATGCAATCAAAGCATCCTCAGCATTACAAAGTCAAAGTACAAGTAATGTTTGCTCTTTTGTTCAAAAAGGTGCTTTGGAGGCTTTAAAAATTAATAATGAATATTTCTCAATGATAAATAGTCATTATGATCAAAGAAGAAGTCTTCTCTATAAAGGCCTTAAGAATATAAATGGTATTTATATTGAAGAACCTAATGGGGCATTTTACGCATTTCCAAGATTACCTAACTCCTCAATTACTTCTGTTGATTTCTGCAATAAAGCTCTTCAAGATTATGGATTAGTTGTCGTACCAGGAAAAGCTTTTGGAGCTGACGAATGTATAAGAATGTCTTGTGCCGCTTCAGACATTAAAATAAAAGATGGATTAGAAAGACTTGAAAAAGCGATATCCGAATATTACTAA
- a CDS encoding putative selenate ABC transporter substrate-binding protein has product MLNFKNFLLSLSILFSIFSSPVFSNPKVLKVGAIPDQNQDVLDKRLNLFSKELSKQLNVEVKYIPVINYVAAVTGFRTKDLDLVWFGGLSGVQARLQTPNSVVLAQRDIDKEFKSVFIVNKNLEINSISNIKGLKKLKNLRFTFGSENSTSGRLMPEYFLNQAGVEIKHFKGKKAGFSGSHDATIALVNSGAFDAGALNKQVWENNLKNNTKRTSNLELFWITPEYVDYHWVAQGDLDNKFGEGFTKQLKSVILNLDINQKSHKQILDMFNAKRFVNAEAKQYKNIEDIGRKLNKIR; this is encoded by the coding sequence ATGTTAAATTTTAAAAATTTCCTATTAAGTTTATCTATATTATTTTCAATTTTTTCATCACCTGTATTTTCAAATCCCAAAGTTTTAAAAGTTGGAGCGATACCTGATCAAAATCAAGATGTTTTAGACAAAAGATTAAATTTATTTTCAAAAGAATTATCCAAACAACTTAATGTAGAAGTTAAATACATTCCTGTTATTAATTATGTGGCAGCAGTAACTGGATTTAGAACTAAAGATTTAGATTTAGTTTGGTTTGGTGGTCTATCAGGAGTTCAAGCAAGATTACAAACTCCTAATTCAGTTGTTCTAGCTCAAAGAGATATCGATAAGGAATTTAAAAGTGTTTTTATAGTAAACAAAAATTTAGAAATTAACTCAATTTCAAACATTAAAGGACTTAAAAAACTAAAGAATTTAAGATTTACTTTTGGCTCTGAAAACTCAACTTCTGGAAGATTAATGCCAGAATATTTTTTAAATCAAGCAGGAGTAGAAATTAAACACTTCAAAGGGAAAAAAGCAGGTTTTAGTGGAAGCCATGATGCCACTATAGCTTTAGTTAATAGTGGCGCATTTGATGCTGGAGCTTTAAATAAACAAGTTTGGGAAAACAATCTTAAAAATAATACCAAAAGAACAAGTAATTTAGAATTATTCTGGATCACCCCAGAATATGTTGACTATCATTGGGTAGCGCAAGGGGATCTTGACAATAAATTCGGGGAAGGTTTTACAAAACAACTTAAATCAGTAATTCTAAATTTAGATATAAATCAAAAATCACATAAACAGATATTAGATATGTTCAATGCAAAAAGATTTGTAAATGCAGAAGCAAAACAGTATAAAAATATAGAGGACATTGGGAGAAAATTAAATAAAATTAGATGA
- the ispG gene encoding (E)-4-hydroxy-3-methylbut-2-enyl-diphosphate synthase, whose amino-acid sequence MSLTQSKEVNSLSKRYSTHIERRITRTVMVGDVAIGSDYPVRVQSMINEDTMDVENAYLAIKRLHDVGCEIVRLTVPSLAHAKAVGDIKAKLLENNINTPLVADVHHNGMKIAMEVAKHVDKVRINPGLFVFEKSDPTRTEYTDEEFETIKQTILKRFTPLVEVLKAENKALRIGVNHGSLSERMLFTYGDTPLGMTESAMEFVKICDELDFHNIIISMKASRAPVMMAAYRMIADRLDSEGYNYPLHLGVTEAGDGDYGRIKSTAGIGTLLAEGLGDTIRVSLTEAPEKEIPVCYSILQSLGLRKTMVEYISCPSCGRTLFNLEEVVDKVRNATSHLTGLDIAIMGCIVNGPGEMADADYGYVGKGKGTIALYRRKEEIKRVPEDEGVNALIQLIKDDGKWIDP is encoded by the coding sequence ATGTCATTAACTCAATCAAAAGAGGTTAATAGTCTCTCCAAAAGATATTCAACTCATATTGAGAGAAGGATAACTAGAACAGTAATGGTTGGTGATGTAGCTATTGGAAGTGATTATCCAGTAAGAGTTCAATCGATGATAAATGAAGATACTATGGATGTCGAAAATGCTTACTTAGCTATCAAAAGACTTCATGATGTAGGTTGTGAAATAGTAAGGTTAACTGTGCCTTCCTTAGCGCATGCAAAAGCAGTAGGAGATATTAAAGCAAAATTATTAGAAAATAATATCAATACCCCTTTGGTAGCTGATGTTCACCATAATGGCATGAAAATTGCAATGGAGGTTGCAAAGCATGTTGATAAAGTAAGAATTAATCCTGGATTGTTTGTGTTTGAAAAATCAGACCCTACAAGAACTGAATATACAGATGAGGAATTTGAAACCATCAAACAAACAATACTTAAAAGATTTACCCCTTTAGTTGAAGTTTTAAAGGCTGAAAACAAAGCTCTAAGGATTGGAGTTAATCATGGGTCTCTATCCGAGAGGATGCTTTTTACTTATGGAGATACGCCATTAGGAATGACAGAATCTGCGATGGAGTTCGTCAAAATTTGTGATGAGCTTGATTTTCATAACATAATTATCTCTATGAAAGCTTCTAGGGCTCCAGTCATGATGGCAGCTTACAGAATGATTGCAGATAGGCTTGACTCAGAAGGATATAACTATCCCTTACATTTGGGAGTGACCGAAGCTGGAGATGGTGATTATGGAAGGATCAAAAGTACTGCAGGAATCGGAACGCTTCTAGCAGAGGGATTAGGAGATACCATTAGGGTTTCTTTAACAGAAGCCCCAGAGAAGGAAATACCAGTGTGCTATTCAATTTTGCAATCTTTAGGATTAAGAAAAACAATGGTTGAATATATCAGTTGCCCTAGTTGTGGTAGAACACTTTTCAATTTAGAAGAAGTTGTAGATAAAGTTAGGAATGCTACTTCACATTTGACTGGTTTAGATATAGCAATAATGGGATGTATAGTAAATGGACCAGGAGAAATGGCAGATGCTGATTATGGTTATGTTGGTAAAGGCAAAGGAACTATTGCACTATATAGAAGGAAAGAAGAGATAAAAAGAGTACCTGAAGATGAGGGGGTTAATGCTTTAATTCAACTTATTAAGGATGATGGCAAGTGGATTGACCCTTAA
- a CDS encoding uracil-DNA glycosylase has product MKRLVIGRGSVFAELLIIGEAPGAQEDLEGKPYVGKSGKLLNELLIKAGIDYKEDVYFCNVIKCRPPNNRKPTAREINIHKPWLLKQIKLVDPKFILLTGSTAVRAILEVKDPISNLRGQWIKKDGREIMVIFHPSYLLRFPSKEINKPYHLTLKDLENVSSKLYAV; this is encoded by the coding sequence GTGAAAAGGTTAGTTATTGGGAGAGGAAGTGTATTTGCAGAATTGTTAATAATTGGTGAGGCACCTGGAGCTCAGGAAGACTTAGAAGGAAAACCATATGTAGGTAAATCCGGCAAGTTATTAAACGAATTATTGATAAAAGCTGGGATTGACTATAAGGAGGATGTTTATTTTTGCAATGTTATTAAATGTCGTCCACCAAATAATAGAAAACCCACTGCTAGAGAAATTAATATTCATAAACCTTGGTTGTTAAAGCAAATAAAGCTAGTTGATCCAAAATTTATATTACTTACTGGTTCGACTGCTGTGAGGGCTATTTTAGAAGTTAAAGATCCTATAAGCAATTTAAGAGGCCAATGGATTAAAAAAGATGGGAGAGAAATTATGGTAATTTTTCATCCATCTTATTTGTTGAGATTTCCTTCAAAAGAAATCAACAAACCTTACCATCTAACTTTGAAAGACCTAGAGAATGTAAGTAGTAAACTATATGCCGTATAA
- a CDS encoding ATP-binding cassette domain-containing protein codes for MNNNLLELKNISYKYKNNLILNKVNLKINSGEKIALLGKSGSGKTTLISVLNGTIKPTQGEVKLFNKSFEELDRKQKSKITTIWQDLRLIEDLSAEQNVNCGLLAENNFYFALKNLLNISSFNKAHKYMQLCRLHNSIYDKKIRKLSGGQKQRVAIARSLIQESNILLADEPFNNLDPKLITTIKNLLLESAIKNNTKKSPKTVLVALHRLDLMKDFDKVIGIRGGEIIFNIKRNNLKKLHLDKIY; via the coding sequence ATGAATAATAATCTCTTAGAATTAAAAAACATATCTTATAAATACAAAAATAATCTAATTCTTAATAAAGTAAATTTAAAAATAAATTCAGGAGAGAAAATTGCACTTCTTGGTAAAAGTGGTTCAGGAAAAACTACACTTATATCAGTACTTAATGGCACTATCAAGCCAACTCAAGGTGAGGTTAAATTATTCAATAAAAGTTTCGAGGAATTAGATAGAAAGCAGAAAAGTAAAATAACAACTATATGGCAAGATTTAAGATTAATAGAAGATCTTTCTGCAGAACAAAATGTTAATTGTGGACTACTTGCGGAAAACAATTTTTATTTCGCTTTGAAAAATTTGCTAAATATAAGTTCTTTTAATAAGGCGCATAAATATATGCAATTATGTAGACTTCATAACTCTATTTACGACAAAAAAATCAGAAAACTATCTGGAGGACAAAAACAAAGGGTGGCTATAGCTAGATCATTGATTCAAGAGTCTAATATATTACTTGCAGATGAGCCTTTTAATAATCTAGATCCCAAATTGATAACAACAATTAAAAACCTACTGCTAGAAAGTGCCATTAAAAATAATACAAAAAAATCCCCAAAGACGGTATTAGTTGCATTACATCGATTAGATTTGATGAAGGATTTCGATAAAGTTATTGGAATCAGGGGTGGTGAAATTATTTTCAATATCAAAAGAAATAACTTAAAGAAGCTTCATTTAGACAAAATATATTAA
- a CDS encoding PDZ domain-containing protein, with protein sequence MILFATTFSGIFYSIPAEATVLKNSYKEVIDNVWQIVYRDFLDSSGKFQRSNWIELRKEVLSKTYSDSNEAYDAIRNMLLSLDDSYTRFLEPKEFNQMRIDTSGELTGVGIQIIKDKESDDLIIISPIEGTPAYDAGIKSRDKILSIDNISTEGMNIEDAVKLIRGKRGTKVKLEILRGSKSFFRVLSREKIEIKSVSSRVNKTKNGLLIGYVRIKQFNANASRETREAINDLETKRVSGYVLDLRSNPGGLLDSSIDISRHFINNGIIVSTLSKDGLKETKRGNGQALTKKPLVVLVNEASASASEIVSGAIKDNKRGKLVGKKTFGKGLVQSMRTLVDGSGLTVTVAKYLTPNGTDINKSGIVPDIEVKMNINPILPREVGTRKDNQYRAGEKELINIIKRKNQISQFDPKTKNLKAFLGINKREKVFSLN encoded by the coding sequence ATAATTTTATTTGCTACTACTTTTTCTGGGATATTTTATAGTATTCCTGCAGAAGCAACAGTTTTAAAAAATAGTTACAAAGAAGTAATTGATAATGTTTGGCAAATTGTATATAGGGATTTTCTTGATTCAAGTGGCAAATTTCAAAGGTCTAATTGGATAGAGTTAAGAAAAGAAGTTTTATCAAAAACATACTCTGATAGTAATGAAGCATATGATGCGATCAGGAATATGTTATTGAGTTTGGATGACTCCTACACGCGATTCTTAGAACCAAAGGAATTTAATCAAATGAGAATTGATACTTCTGGTGAGCTTACGGGAGTTGGTATCCAAATAATTAAAGATAAAGAATCTGATGACTTAATAATAATTTCTCCTATAGAGGGAACACCTGCTTATGATGCTGGAATCAAATCTAGAGATAAAATTTTATCTATAGATAATATTTCTACAGAAGGGATGAATATAGAAGATGCCGTTAAATTGATAAGAGGGAAAAGAGGTACTAAAGTTAAGCTGGAAATTCTTAGAGGTTCTAAATCATTTTTTAGAGTTTTATCAAGAGAAAAGATTGAAATAAAATCTGTTTCAAGTAGGGTGAACAAAACCAAAAACGGCTTATTAATTGGCTATGTAAGAATAAAACAATTTAATGCAAATGCCTCAAGAGAGACAAGAGAGGCTATTAATGATTTAGAAACAAAAAGGGTCTCTGGATATGTTCTTGATTTAAGAAGCAATCCGGGAGGCTTGCTAGATTCCAGTATTGATATATCTAGGCATTTTATTAATAACGGAATAATAGTAAGTACACTAAGCAAAGATGGTTTAAAAGAAACTAAAAGAGGAAATGGTCAAGCTCTAACAAAAAAGCCCTTAGTTGTCCTGGTTAATGAGGCTTCTGCAAGTGCTAGTGAAATAGTTTCTGGAGCAATAAAAGATAATAAAAGAGGTAAGTTGGTTGGGAAAAAAACTTTTGGTAAAGGTCTAGTTCAGTCCATGAGAACTCTTGTAGATGGTTCAGGATTAACTGTCACTGTTGCTAAGTATTTAACTCCGAACGGAACGGATATTAATAAATCAGGAATTGTTCCAGATATAGAAGTAAAAATGAATATTAATCCTATTCTTCCAAGAGAGGTTGGTACTAGAAAAGATAATCAATATAGAGCAGGCGAAAAAGAACTTATAAATATAATTAAAAGAAAAAACCAGATTAGTCAATTTGACCCTAAGACTAAAAACCTGAAGGCATTCTTAGGAATTAATAAAAGGGAAAAAGTATTTTCATTAAATTAA